The sequence AGTGCATGGCGACTTCTTCGGCCTGACGCCGCGGCATCTTGCGCACCCACATAGGCGCCAGCGTGCAGTTCTGCAACACGGTCAGGTGTGGGAAAAGATTGAAGTGCTGAAACACCATGCCGACCTCGCTGCGGATCGCCTCGATCTGCTTGAGGTCGTTGGTCAACTCGACGCCATTGATCACGATGCGCCCCTGCTGGTGCTCCTCCAACCGGTTGAGGCAACGAATGGTGGTGGATTTACCCGAGCCGGACGGCCCACACAGCACGATGCGTTCGCCCTGGGTGACGTTGAGATTGATGTCCTTGAGTACATGGAACTGGCCGAACCACTTGTGTACGGCCTGCATCTGGATGACCGGCTCGTCGGCCTGCGCAGGCCGGTCGGAACGTAGAGAATTCTCGCTCATGGTGTTTTTCCTTAATTCCGGTGACCGGTGTCGAGCTTGCGCTCCAGGTGCATCGAGTAGCGCGACATACCGAAGCAGAAAATCCAGTAGACCAGCGCTGCAAATACGTAACCTTCGGTCGACATCCCCAGCCAGGCAGGATCGGAGGTCGCCCGCTTGATGCTGTTGAGGAAGTCGAACAGGCCGATGATGATCACCAGGCTGGTGTCTTTGAACAGGGCGATAAAGGTATTGACGATGCCCGGAATGACCATTTTCAGCGCCTGCGGCAGGATGACCAGGATCATGCTGCGCCAGTAACCCAGGCCCATCGCCGCAGCGGCCTCGTATTGGCCCTTGGGGATCGCCTGCAAACCGCCGCGCACCACCTCGGCGACGTAAGCCGCCTCGAAGAAGACCACCATCACCATCGCGCGCATCAGCTTGTCGAGGTTCATCCCCTCGGGGAGAAACAACGGCAGCATTACCGACGACATGAACAGCACCGTGATCAGCGGCACGCCACGCCAGAACTCGATGAAGGTCACGCAGAGCACACGGATCGCCGGCATGTCCGAACGTCGACCGAGCGCCAGCAGGATGCCGAGCGGCAGCGCCCCGGCGATGCCCACCGCGGCGATCACGATCGTCAGCATCAGCCCGCCCCAGCGGCTGGTCGGCACGTTTTCGAGGCCGAGGAAGCCGCCGTGCAACAGCCAGTAGGCGACCAGCGGATAGACGATGAGATAGGCGATGCCATAGCGCGCCTTGCTCGGCATCTGCCGCAGGAACAAAGGCGCTGCGCCGACAATGGCAAGCCAGGCGGTCGCATCCACCCGCCAGCGCAATTCCGGCGGGTAGAAGCCGTACATGAACTGGCTGAAGCGCGTCTGCACGAACACCCAGCAAGCGCCCTCGCGCGTGCAGTCGGCGCGGGTTTCGCCGCTCCAGTCGGCCTTGATGATCGCCCACTCGAGCATGGGCGGAACGATCATCCAGATCAGATACAGCCCGACCAGCGTCAGCAGCGTGTTCCACCAGTTGGAGAACAGGTTGGCACGCATCCAGCCAACCACGCCGATATTGGCGGATGGCGCCGGCAGGTCCGGCTTAAAAGTATGAGTCGTCATGCGCTGGCCCTCACCGTTCGATCAGCGCAATGCGCTTGTTGTACCAGTTCATCAGCAGCGAAATGCTGATGCTGATGGCGAGGTAGACGCTCATGGTGATGGCCATGGTTTCTATCGCCTGCCCGGTCTGATTCAGCACCGTTCCAGCGAACAGCGAAACCATGTCGGGATAACCGATCGCAGCGGCCAACGACGAGTTCTTCGCCAGGTTGAGGTACTGGCTGGTCAGCGGCGGGATGATCACCCGCAGCGCCTGGGGAATGATGACCAGGCGCAAAACGCGGCCCGGGCGAAGGCCCAACGACGCGGCTGCCTCGGTCTGGCCATGGCTGACCGACTGGATGCCGGCACGAACGGTCTCGCCGATAAAGGCTGCGGTGTAGATCGAGAGCGCCAGCACGATCGACACCAACTCGGGGATGATGACCCAGCCACCGCGGATATTGAAACGCTGGAGTTCCGGCACTTCCCAGAGGAATGGCGCGCCGAACAGCAGCCCACACAAGGTCGGGATGGCAACGAACAAGGCGACGCTGGCCCAGAACGCAGGGAATGTCTGACCGGTCGCGTCGTGGCGTGCACGTGCCCAGCGGTTAAGCAAGACGATGGCCACCAGCGCCACGAACAAGGCGATCCAGAACGGCCAGAAGCCGTCCCCGGCGCTTGGCGAAGGCATCTGCACACCGCGGTTGTTGACGAAAATGATGTCCCACAGACTCAAGCTGTTGCGAGGCCCTGGCAACGGGCTGAGCACGGCGAAGTAGACGAAGAATATCTGCAGCAGCGGCGGGATATTGCGGAACGTTTCGATGTACACGGTGGCGATCTTGCGGATCAGCCAGTTGGGTGACAGTCGCGCAACGCCGAGGACGAAACCGATGAGCGTCGCCAGGATGATGCCGATGACGCTGACCAACAGCGTGTTGAGCAAGCCGACCCAGAACACACGCCCGTAGGAGTCGCTTTCGCTGTAGTCGATCAGGTGCTGGGAGATGCCGAAACCGGCCGCATTATCGAGAAAGCCGAAGCCGGATGTAATGCCCCGATGAGCGAGGTTGGTCTGGGTATTGTCGAAGAGAAACCAGCCGACAGCCACTACCGTCACGACTGCCAGAATCTGGAACAACCAGGCTCGCGCCTGCG comes from Stutzerimonas stutzeri and encodes:
- a CDS encoding amino acid ABC transporter permease, with product MTTHTFKPDLPAPSANIGVVGWMRANLFSNWWNTLLTLVGLYLIWMIVPPMLEWAIIKADWSGETRADCTREGACWVFVQTRFSQFMYGFYPPELRWRVDATAWLAIVGAAPLFLRQMPSKARYGIAYLIVYPLVAYWLLHGGFLGLENVPTSRWGGLMLTIVIAAVGIAGALPLGILLALGRRSDMPAIRVLCVTFIEFWRGVPLITVLFMSSVMLPLFLPEGMNLDKLMRAMVMVVFFEAAYVAEVVRGGLQAIPKGQYEAAAAMGLGYWRSMILVILPQALKMVIPGIVNTFIALFKDTSLVIIIGLFDFLNSIKRATSDPAWLGMSTEGYVFAALVYWIFCFGMSRYSMHLERKLDTGHRN
- a CDS encoding amino acid ABC transporter permease, yielding MRTIAKTEAARGSLLTDPQARAWLFQILAVVTVVAVGWFLFDNTQTNLAHRGITSGFGFLDNAAGFGISQHLIDYSESDSYGRVFWVGLLNTLLVSVIGIILATLIGFVLGVARLSPNWLIRKIATVYIETFRNIPPLLQIFFVYFAVLSPLPGPRNSLSLWDIIFVNNRGVQMPSPSAGDGFWPFWIALFVALVAIVLLNRWARARHDATGQTFPAFWASVALFVAIPTLCGLLFGAPFLWEVPELQRFNIRGGWVIIPELVSIVLALSIYTAAFIGETVRAGIQSVSHGQTEAAASLGLRPGRVLRLVIIPQALRVIIPPLTSQYLNLAKNSSLAAAIGYPDMVSLFAGTVLNQTGQAIETMAITMSVYLAISISISLLMNWYNKRIALIER
- a CDS encoding amino acid ABC transporter ATP-binding protein, with translation MSENSLRSDRPAQADEPVIQMQAVHKWFGQFHVLKDINLNVTQGERIVLCGPSGSGKSTTIRCLNRLEEHQQGRIVINGVELTNDLKQIEAIRSEVGMVFQHFNLFPHLTVLQNCTLAPMWVRKMPRRQAEEVAMHYLERVRIPEQANKFPGQLSGGQQQRVAIARALCMKPKIMLFDEPTSALDPEMVKEVLDTMVGLAESGMTMLCVTHEMGFARTVADRVIFMDKGEIVEEADPDTFFTNPVNDRTKLFLSQILH